One window of the Herbiconiux sp. L3-i23 genome contains the following:
- a CDS encoding ATP-binding cassette domain-containing protein, translated as MSLNRNPVVIDDVTIEYPPARGNGRFRAVEGVSFTVAPGELVGLVGETGSGKSTLAKTLAGYVGKGAGEGATEIVGGGMHVLGHDLRRLRPRERARLQLEVGYLPQNAGRSLVPGSTVAENVASPVLERDRRFDRRELGRLVAELIDAVQLPLGLMNVYPHELSGGQRQRVAIARSLILEPTVWIADEPTGGVDVTVRGPVLDTLLELQSDREFSAIIISHDAAITSRVTDRIAVLQKGQLIGLGRLEEVLTDPQHPYLRGLAHEYEVTTGPIHLPPAAGI; from the coding sequence GTGTCGCTGAACCGCAACCCCGTCGTGATCGACGACGTGACGATCGAGTACCCGCCCGCGCGGGGTAACGGACGCTTTCGCGCCGTCGAGGGCGTGTCGTTCACCGTCGCCCCGGGCGAGCTCGTCGGCCTCGTCGGCGAGACCGGCTCGGGCAAGAGCACCCTCGCGAAGACCCTCGCCGGCTACGTCGGCAAGGGTGCGGGGGAGGGCGCCACCGAGATCGTCGGCGGCGGGATGCACGTGCTCGGGCACGACCTCCGGCGCCTCCGACCGCGGGAACGCGCCCGGCTGCAGCTCGAGGTCGGCTACCTGCCGCAGAACGCCGGGCGCTCGCTCGTGCCCGGCTCGACCGTCGCCGAGAACGTGGCCTCGCCGGTGCTCGAACGCGACCGCCGCTTCGACCGGCGCGAGCTCGGACGTCTCGTCGCCGAGCTCATCGACGCGGTGCAGCTGCCGCTCGGGCTCATGAACGTCTACCCCCACGAGCTGTCGGGTGGTCAGCGCCAGCGGGTCGCGATCGCGCGCTCGCTCATCCTCGAACCGACCGTGTGGATCGCCGACGAGCCGACCGGCGGGGTCGACGTCACCGTGCGCGGTCCCGTGCTCGACACGCTCCTCGAGCTCCAGAGCGACCGCGAGTTCTCGGCGATCATCATCAGCCACGACGCGGCGATCACCTCGCGGGTGACCGATCGGATCGCCGTGCTGCAAAAGGGGCAGCTGATCGGCCTCGGACGCCTCGAAGAGGTGCTCACCGATCCTCAGCACCCGTACCTGCGCGGTCTCGCGCACGAGTACGAGGTGACCACGGGCCCGATCCACCTGCCGCCCGCCGCCGGCATCTGA
- a CDS encoding D-isomer specific 2-hydroxyacid dehydrogenase family protein, producing MTESRFTHTAVQGADAARQPERRPEVGSIALLPEAGAKQVYRDAIEGAGGRLAALDDSTRAIVWLSNSDPAGLLTALEANPQIQWVQLPWAGVDAFAEALRDHDRDDLVWTSAKGAYAQPVAEHAFALVLATLRELGVRARAGSWGGKAGESLYGREVVVVGAGGIAIELIRLMEPFDVRVTVVRKSESPVAGAYRTVTADRLDEVLPAADVVVLAAASTAETKRLIGAERLAMLKPTAVLVNIARGALVDTDALLDALRSGALYGAGVDVTDPEPLPDGHPLWDEPRAIITPHSADTPDMITPLLAERIRLNVDAYVNHGDFVGVVDPKGGY from the coding sequence ATGACCGAGTCACGGTTCACCCACACGGCCGTCCAAGGCGCCGACGCCGCACGCCAGCCCGAGCGCAGGCCCGAGGTCGGATCGATCGCGCTGCTGCCGGAAGCGGGGGCGAAGCAGGTCTACCGTGACGCCATCGAGGGCGCGGGCGGCCGGCTGGCGGCTCTCGACGACTCCACCCGGGCGATCGTCTGGCTCTCGAACAGCGACCCCGCGGGGCTGCTCACCGCGCTCGAGGCGAACCCGCAGATCCAGTGGGTGCAGCTTCCGTGGGCGGGCGTCGACGCGTTCGCCGAGGCGCTGCGCGACCACGACCGGGATGACCTGGTCTGGACGAGCGCGAAGGGCGCGTACGCGCAGCCGGTCGCCGAGCACGCCTTCGCCCTCGTCCTCGCGACGCTGCGGGAGCTCGGCGTGCGAGCCCGCGCCGGCTCGTGGGGCGGCAAGGCGGGCGAGTCGCTCTACGGACGCGAGGTCGTCGTGGTCGGGGCAGGCGGCATCGCCATCGAGTTGATCCGACTCATGGAGCCCTTCGACGTGCGGGTCACGGTCGTGCGCAAGTCCGAGAGCCCGGTGGCCGGTGCGTACCGCACGGTCACCGCCGACCGCCTCGACGAGGTCCTGCCCGCCGCGGATGTCGTCGTGCTCGCCGCCGCCTCCACCGCCGAGACGAAGCGGCTGATCGGCGCCGAACGCCTGGCCATGCTGAAGCCGACTGCCGTACTCGTCAACATCGCCCGCGGAGCCCTTGTAGACACCGACGCGCTGCTCGACGCGCTGCGATCGGGGGCGCTCTACGGCGCGGGCGTCGACGTCACCGACCCCGAACCGCTTCCCGACGGCCACCCGCTCTGGGACGAGCCGCGCGCCATCATCACCCCGCACTCGGCGGACACCCCCGACATGATCACGCCGCTGCTCGCCGAGCGCATCAGGCTCAACGTCGACGCCTACGTGAACCACGGCGATTTCGTCGGAGTCGTCGACCCCAAGGGCGGCTACTGA
- a CDS encoding beta-propeller fold lactonase family protein, translated as MTERTVWVGAYTTLSETPSAGITAMTRLADGGLEVVGTAVEAPDPSYLLRDPRRRDIVYAVDEGGRGVQSFRRTSEHRLEPIGWVATNGDYPCHLGFRESRAGAFLDVSCYGDGGVVVHPVDDDGRIGEPVQTLAGTGSGPHAEQDGPHAHSTLRVDGLVLSADLGSDDVHVHEVRSDGMLDRVDSLRLPAGTGPRDLIRHPSGAVWVLGEHGKTVTVLVPIARGFRLGETVPLAPHAQLGDVAADQAAALSVSADGTRAFAGLRGSNRIAVLAADLDDASPHPVGTFDAAVEWPRHHLLEVDIVHVAGERSNTVVSLRLDPLTDGAALIGAPVPVAAPTFLLPA; from the coding sequence GTGACCGAGCGCACGGTCTGGGTGGGGGCGTACACCACGCTCAGCGAGACGCCCTCCGCCGGGATCACCGCGATGACGCGGCTCGCCGACGGCGGCCTCGAGGTCGTCGGCACCGCGGTGGAGGCTCCGGACCCGTCGTATCTGCTGCGCGACCCGCGTCGCCGCGACATCGTCTACGCGGTCGACGAAGGCGGCCGCGGCGTCCAGTCGTTCCGACGCACGAGCGAGCATCGGCTCGAGCCGATCGGCTGGGTGGCGACGAACGGCGACTACCCGTGCCACCTCGGCTTCCGTGAGAGCAGGGCGGGTGCGTTCCTCGACGTGTCCTGCTACGGCGACGGCGGTGTCGTCGTCCACCCTGTCGATGACGACGGCCGAATCGGCGAACCCGTCCAGACCCTGGCGGGAACGGGATCCGGCCCGCACGCCGAGCAGGACGGCCCGCACGCGCACTCGACTCTGCGGGTCGACGGCCTCGTGCTGAGCGCCGACCTCGGCAGCGACGACGTCCACGTGCACGAGGTCCGCTCCGACGGGATGCTCGACCGCGTCGACTCCCTGCGGCTTCCCGCCGGAACGGGACCGCGCGACCTCATCCGGCATCCGTCCGGTGCGGTGTGGGTGCTGGGGGAGCACGGGAAGACCGTCACGGTGCTCGTCCCGATCGCACGCGGGTTCCGTCTCGGCGAGACGGTACCGCTGGCCCCGCACGCCCAGCTCGGGGATGTGGCCGCCGATCAGGCCGCCGCGCTGAGCGTCTCGGCCGACGGGACCCGGGCGTTCGCTGGGCTGCGCGGCAGCAACCGGATCGCGGTTCTCGCCGCCGACCTCGACGACGCGTCCCCGCATCCGGTCGGCACCTTCGACGCCGCGGTCGAGTGGCCGCGTCACCATCTGCTCGAGGTGGACATCGTGCACGTGGCGGGCGAGCGCAGCAACACCGTGGTCAGTCTGCGGCTCGATCCGTTGACCGACGGGGCGGCCTTGATCGGCGCGCCCGTGCCCGTCGCGGCGCCGACTTTCCTGCTGCCCGCATGA